One window from the genome of Spirosoma rhododendri encodes:
- a CDS encoding rhomboid family intramembrane serine protease, with protein sequence MSGLFDDFRSEFSKPNNTLVQIILVNTVVFLLLLLAKIGFMMAENQGMYYLIRQQIMIPGNIQAFLYKPWTLFTYFFAHDDIFHILYNMLFLYWFGRLIDEYLGNRRLVGLYFMGGVAGGLLYLAIYNTVPYFQSQSDTALMLGASGAAYAVAVGAATLLPNYTFHLLLLGAVRIKYIVFFFIILSFAQTAGANAGGHLAHLGGAFLGFAYVKLLQNGTDIGRPIYWVMESWSNLVRPKPPVRVSYRQRSSAGTTATSYAAGSSSTSVNTPDQDEVDTILDKISRSGYESLTREEKQKLFRASQRNS encoded by the coding sequence ATGAGCGGCTTGTTTGATGACTTTCGGAGCGAATTCAGTAAGCCCAACAATACGTTGGTGCAGATCATACTGGTCAATACAGTTGTCTTTTTGCTATTGCTACTGGCAAAAATCGGGTTTATGATGGCTGAGAATCAGGGTATGTATTACCTGATTCGGCAGCAGATCATGATCCCCGGCAACATACAGGCGTTTCTTTATAAGCCCTGGACGCTGTTTACGTATTTTTTCGCCCACGACGATATTTTCCATATCCTGTACAACATGCTGTTTTTGTACTGGTTTGGGCGGCTGATCGATGAGTACCTGGGCAATAGACGGCTCGTTGGCCTATATTTTATGGGCGGTGTTGCCGGTGGGTTGCTTTATCTGGCCATTTACAACACGGTACCGTACTTCCAGAGCCAGTCTGATACGGCGCTGATGCTGGGTGCGTCGGGGGCTGCGTATGCGGTAGCCGTTGGTGCGGCAACTCTGCTGCCAAACTACACCTTTCATCTGCTACTGCTGGGTGCGGTGCGGATCAAATACATTGTGTTCTTCTTTATCATCTTGTCGTTTGCCCAGACAGCGGGAGCTAATGCAGGTGGTCATTTGGCCCACCTGGGCGGAGCTTTTCTTGGCTTTGCTTACGTGAAGCTGCTGCAAAACGGTACCGATATTGGTCGGCCCATCTACTGGGTAATGGAGTCGTGGAGCAATCTGGTTCGGCCCAAACCACCCGTGCGCGTGTCGTATCGGCAGCGCAGCAGCGCAGGTACAACGGCTACCAGTTACGCAGCGGGGAGCAGCAGCACATCTGTTAACACACCCGATCAGGACGAAGTCGACACAATTCTGGATAAAATTTCCCGCTCCGGCTACGAGAGCCTGACCCGCGAGGAAAAGCAGAAACTGTTTCGGGCCAGTCAGCGCAACAGTTAG